A stretch of the Thermofilum adornatum genome encodes the following:
- a CDS encoding xylulokinase: MSRTLFAGIDAGTTVIKGIIVDETGQVVRRHSVQAEKPTTPEPGYAEVDPEAYFSSFSSLFNDLFKGLSGYDVYLGLSAMAPVLIPVDRNGRPLMNGLLYNDARTWREQEDLKREYGDLILRVNGNPVNQQQWLPKILWLKRNKPKVLENAWKLLDLTSYLVYRLTGETVVDSTVMLEEGFLDYRTKKLSGEILDIVGLDENKLPGLANTVDAVGKIHNGNNITLNAGTVDAIAGAVSLGLMRENILAIILGTTGIIFYSTKKPIPSSKLFIDLSPVPDLYYVCGATSSAGSFVDFMLDLLNLTGKYHILGSVLRRTKPGAGGLVALPYLVGERTPIMDPRARSIFFGISNTTTREDTIRASVEAVAYSIRHNVDEIEKLGYKTNITLVTGGMTKTPEIVQTLASVLNKKIYFVSEASEPLGDTIVAKVMSGLYKWSDFMGNISMRKIFFPKKEEVFVYQELYQKYLKIYANLKDIF, encoded by the coding sequence ATGTCAAGGACGCTTTTCGCCGGCATAGATGCTGGCACAACCGTGATCAAGGGAATAATTGTAGACGAGACCGGCCAAGTCGTCAGGAGGCACAGTGTACAGGCCGAGAAGCCAACTACGCCTGAGCCAGGCTACGCAGAGGTAGATCCTGAAGCGTATTTTTCCTCTTTTTCAAGCCTGTTTAACGATCTCTTTAAGGGTCTTTCAGGCTACGATGTATACCTTGGCCTATCAGCTATGGCTCCCGTTCTAATACCAGTGGACAGAAATGGCAGGCCCCTGATGAACGGTCTCCTATACAATGATGCGAGGACTTGGAGAGAACAAGAAGACCTTAAGAGGGAATATGGAGATCTTATATTGAGAGTCAACGGCAACCCTGTAAACCAGCAACAATGGCTTCCAAAAATTCTCTGGCTCAAGAGAAACAAACCAAAAGTGCTCGAAAACGCGTGGAAGCTTCTCGATTTAACTTCGTATCTTGTCTATAGACTCACAGGGGAAACAGTAGTAGACTCAACAGTTATGCTAGAAGAGGGGTTCCTTGACTACCGAACAAAAAAACTTTCAGGAGAGATTCTGGACATCGTGGGTCTAGATGAAAATAAACTTCCAGGGCTAGCCAACACGGTCGACGCTGTTGGAAAAATCCACAACGGAAACAACATCACGTTAAATGCTGGAACTGTGGATGCCATTGCTGGTGCAGTTTCGCTGGGACTCATGAGGGAAAACATCTTGGCAATCATATTGGGAACCACGGGTATAATATTCTATTCAACGAAGAAGCCGATCCCAAGCTCAAAGCTCTTTATAGACCTTAGCCCTGTTCCAGACCTTTACTATGTTTGTGGCGCCACTTCCTCCGCGGGTAGCTTTGTGGACTTCATGCTAGACTTGTTGAATCTAACAGGAAAATATCACATCTTGGGATCAGTGCTGAGGAGAACCAAGCCTGGAGCTGGGGGACTCGTAGCTTTACCTTACTTAGTGGGGGAAAGAACCCCTATTATGGATCCGAGAGCCAGGTCTATCTTCTTTGGGATCTCCAACACTACAACAAGGGAAGACACTATAAGAGCATCTGTCGAGGCAGTTGCATACTCTATTCGACACAACGTGGACGAAATAGAGAAACTTGGATATAAGACAAACATTACTCTAGTCACGGGAGGCATGACAAAGACGCCAGAAATTGTCCAAACATTGGCAAGTGTATTAAACAAGAAGATATATTTCGTCAGCGAGGCCTCTGAGCCGTTAGGGGACACAATAGTTGCAAAGGTAATGTCTGGTCTCTACAAGTGGAGCGACTTTATGGGAAATATTTCAATGAGAAAAATTTTCTTTCCAAAAAAGGAGGAAGTTTTTGTATATCAAGAACTATATCAGAAATACTTGAAAATATATGCGAATTTAAAGGACATTTTCTAA
- a CDS encoding extracellular solute-binding protein, whose translation MAKQENKNKQLATLIAVAIIFLIIGYGIALLLAPKPTTPTTTTTPSSTTQTTGINEKTVYTYSWSDIEAMAKKEGKVVFAIFGGTHEQDVFNHVCQNFQAKYGIECQVVLGDWYSTVQALIADKQAGKTVGQYDVVFLWSLPFKMAKENGVLWDVNLREILPNAKKVPLLANMFGTDMYPTDGRYIPIVWWQVVMLYRKDILGQWPNADVPKSLDQLLDWVKKHPGKFTYCDPNKGGSGHTFLMALLYSQYGYDKFSFAGYSEQRAHDIMYSPGKSGMNFWDYLNEIEKYMYQPGNYPQGNVAAVQLFEAGEVWLEPQWIDTVLAEINEGRLKPEWVGMYIPDPGMPEPWDGVIVAFNAPHKAAALLFINYLLEDDVQAYIAANEGTFPVVPKAWDLVPADVKKNPAWPVNIPYGNFTAWFYYGPFYFRHAEYMNYMMQKWIDEVAKK comes from the coding sequence GTGGCGAAGCAAGAAAATAAGAATAAACAATTAGCGACCCTCATAGCTGTTGCCATAATATTCTTGATAATTGGATATGGCATCGCTTTGCTACTTGCACCTAAGCCCACAACCCCCACGACAACTACAACACCTTCTTCAACAACCCAGACCACGGGAATAAATGAGAAGACAGTCTACACGTATAGCTGGTCAGACATAGAGGCAATGGCTAAAAAGGAGGGCAAAGTTGTCTTCGCCATATTTGGAGGCACACATGAACAGGACGTTTTCAATCATGTGTGTCAAAACTTCCAGGCTAAATACGGTATTGAGTGTCAGGTTGTTTTAGGTGACTGGTACAGCACTGTTCAGGCCTTGATCGCTGACAAGCAGGCTGGAAAAACAGTTGGACAATACGACGTGGTCTTCCTTTGGAGCTTGCCATTCAAGATGGCTAAGGAAAACGGCGTTCTTTGGGATGTTAACCTCAGAGAAATTCTTCCAAACGCAAAGAAAGTCCCCTTGCTTGCCAATATGTTCGGGACAGACATGTATCCCACTGACGGAAGATACATTCCAATAGTATGGTGGCAAGTCGTAATGCTATACCGCAAAGACATTCTCGGACAGTGGCCCAACGCAGATGTTCCAAAAAGCCTTGACCAGTTGCTTGACTGGGTAAAGAAGCACCCAGGAAAGTTTACCTACTGTGACCCTAACAAGGGAGGAAGCGGTCATACCTTCCTTATGGCTCTGCTTTACAGCCAGTACGGCTATGACAAATTCTCATTTGCAGGGTACAGCGAGCAAAGAGCACACGACATAATGTATTCGCCCGGAAAGAGTGGAATGAACTTCTGGGACTATCTAAACGAGATAGAGAAATACATGTATCAGCCTGGAAACTATCCGCAAGGCAACGTTGCAGCTGTACAGCTCTTTGAAGCAGGAGAAGTATGGCTAGAGCCTCAGTGGATAGACACCGTGCTAGCTGAAATCAACGAAGGCAGGCTGAAGCCTGAATGGGTCGGAATGTATATACCAGACCCTGGAATGCCAGAGCCATGGGACGGGGTAATAGTTGCCTTCAATGCACCTCACAAGGCTGCTGCGCTTCTCTTCATCAACTATTTGCTTGAAGATGATGTCCAGGCTTATATCGCGGCTAACGAGGGAACCTTCCCGGTTGTTCCAAAAGCATGGGATCTCGTTCCAGCGGACGTGAAGAAGAACCCGGCGTGGCCAGTGAACATCCCGTATGGCAACTTTACAGCCTGGTTCTATTATGGGCCATTCTACTTTAGGCATGCAGAATACATGAACTACATGATGCAGAAATGGATCGACGAGGTTGCCAAAAAATAA
- a CDS encoding ABC transporter permease — protein sequence MSEARRVSIWYLLPLYVYLAIYLVAPLITVILGAFGISPLIQGSGPTLDGFKQFFSGGSKYLESLYFTFWNSAVATLIAVVAGYMFALYLTIRKPTWWGKFSFIPLIAIYTPYLIAAFMWWTLLWPRGYVALFVNGVLQALGVIKEPLYLVNDPYGIGIILGKVWYTFTLTFLLTYGPLQLINPEIVEAARMLGASTRTIIRRIYFPLSRYALFASASIVFLDNLTGVSVPLVLGAAWPQYLSVVILNDVTLFNNFLMAFTSGFVYLVLSILAGYFFFRFTTKAIVYQVR from the coding sequence ATGTCTGAGGCCCGGCGTGTATCTATTTGGTATCTTTTGCCACTTTATGTTTACTTAGCCATATACCTTGTGGCACCTTTAATTACTGTCATCCTAGGTGCTTTCGGTATTTCGCCTTTAATTCAGGGCAGTGGACCTACTCTTGACGGATTTAAACAGTTCTTCTCGGGTGGAAGCAAATATCTCGAGTCGCTCTACTTCACGTTTTGGAACAGTGCGGTTGCGACTCTAATAGCTGTGGTGGCAGGCTACATGTTTGCGCTTTACCTTACTATTAGGAAGCCGACATGGTGGGGCAAGTTCTCCTTTATCCCATTAATCGCTATATATACGCCTTACCTTATAGCCGCATTTATGTGGTGGACCCTGCTTTGGCCCCGGGGGTATGTTGCGCTCTTTGTTAATGGCGTGCTACAAGCTTTAGGGGTTATAAAGGAACCACTATATCTAGTGAACGATCCATATGGTATAGGTATAATTCTTGGCAAGGTGTGGTATACTTTTACATTGACTTTCTTGCTTACATATGGACCATTGCAATTAATAAACCCGGAAATAGTTGAAGCGGCTAGGATGCTTGGAGCATCAACGAGGACAATTATAAGGAGAATTTACTTCCCATTATCGAGGTATGCTCTCTTTGCATCTGCTTCGATCGTATTCTTGGACAACCTGACCGGGGTATCTGTGCCGCTTGTTTTGGGCGCCGCTTGGCCTCAATACTTAAGCGTTGTTATCCTCAACGATGTCACATTGTTTAACAACTTTTTGATGGCTTTTACTTCGGGATTTGTTTACCTCGTATTATCTATTCTTGCTGGGTACTTCTTCTTCAGGTTTACCACAAAAGCAATTGTGTACCAGGTGAGATAA
- a CDS encoding ABC transporter permease, translating into MKNNVKVWDYIVLGFLAIFYLLPTVMTIIYALAEKWYFGTDLFPSQLGFGWIQKMISDSYVQTAFINSYILAPLTALVTILISILPAYYLATRRDKVAIITETIVNLTMAFPAIVVGTGILVLYTFLGLRGNMWALIPAHMFFAIPFSLRSITASFMQVPKDLEEVARVFGATRLQVIQKVYLPLTWRGMLSAFIFSMAISLNEFVMTQLLGAPSVKTLTIVVYELIRGYAISPPRAAAVSLFILLPSLIGGILSEKYLRVSLSLAGGGR; encoded by the coding sequence ATGAAGAATAACGTCAAGGTTTGGGACTACATTGTCCTTGGGTTCCTGGCGATCTTTTATTTGCTTCCAACAGTCATGACCATCATTTATGCCTTGGCAGAAAAATGGTATTTTGGAACAGACTTATTCCCCTCACAGCTGGGATTTGGCTGGATCCAAAAGATGATTTCCGACAGCTATGTCCAGACGGCTTTTATAAACAGCTATATCCTGGCCCCTCTCACTGCATTAGTTACAATTCTAATAAGCATCCTTCCCGCATACTATCTTGCAACAAGAAGAGACAAAGTTGCAATAATAACAGAGACTATTGTCAACTTAACAATGGCATTCCCAGCAATCGTCGTAGGAACCGGGATACTTGTCCTCTATACATTCCTGGGGCTTAGGGGCAACATGTGGGCTCTAATACCTGCACACATGTTCTTCGCCATTCCATTTTCCCTTAGAAGCATAACAGCCTCGTTTATGCAGGTTCCAAAGGACTTAGAGGAGGTTGCGAGAGTATTCGGCGCGACGAGGTTGCAGGTGATACAGAAGGTTTACCTTCCACTGACTTGGAGAGGCATGCTTTCTGCATTCATTTTCTCAATGGCGATTTCGCTCAATGAATTCGTAATGACACAGCTACTGGGAGCACCCTCAGTAAAGACGCTCACAATAGTTGTTTACGAGCTTATAAGGGGCTACGCAATTTCTCCTCCAAGGGCCGCGGCAGTGAGCCTGTTTATACTCCTTCCGAGCTTGATTGGTGGAATTTTGTCTGAAAAATATTTGCGTGTATCCCTGTCTCTTGCAGGAGGTGGTAGGTAA
- a CDS encoding ABC transporter ATP-binding protein — MVKIELVDVYKGYYGGKVVAAEIPYLEIRDREFFGLLGPSGSGKTTTLRIIAGLTMPDRGKVLIDGEDITYVPPEKRGLGMVFQSWALFPHLTVYENIAFGLRLKKVPDDEISRKVKWAAELLRIEELLDRYPYQLSGGQQQRVAVARAIVVEPRALLFDEPLSNLDAKLREQVRFELSRLQKELGITSIYVTHDQAEALVMCDRIAVMNKGRIEQLGTPEEIYSSPATPFVAEFMGVTTLIPGNIIEVLNPSAGIVRVQIENSDITLVARTRVEKASLGNPVLLAVRPELVELASGGEQTNVVEAKILASSYLGDHMEYILGLGEYQTRLRTSTSIRLQPGEKVRITLDAKRLFAVPRQ; from the coding sequence ATGGTAAAAATAGAATTGGTAGACGTATATAAGGGGTATTATGGCGGCAAAGTGGTTGCAGCAGAGATTCCATACCTAGAGATAAGAGACAGAGAATTCTTTGGACTGCTGGGTCCCTCTGGGAGCGGAAAAACAACGACACTACGTATAATTGCTGGTCTAACGATGCCTGACAGGGGCAAGGTGCTGATAGATGGTGAAGACATAACCTATGTGCCGCCAGAAAAACGTGGACTTGGAATGGTTTTTCAGAGCTGGGCTCTGTTCCCACATCTCACGGTATACGAGAACATTGCCTTTGGCCTGAGACTGAAAAAGGTTCCAGATGACGAGATCTCTCGAAAGGTTAAGTGGGCTGCAGAGCTTCTACGCATAGAGGAGCTCTTGGATAGGTATCCCTACCAGCTCAGCGGTGGACAACAGCAGAGAGTTGCAGTTGCTAGAGCCATTGTAGTTGAGCCACGGGCTTTGCTATTCGACGAGCCTTTAAGCAATCTTGATGCAAAACTTAGGGAACAAGTTAGGTTTGAACTCAGCAGGCTACAAAAAGAGCTAGGCATAACGTCTATCTATGTCACTCATGACCAGGCAGAGGCACTTGTAATGTGTGACAGAATTGCAGTAATGAACAAGGGCAGGATAGAACAGCTTGGAACACCAGAAGAGATATACAGCTCGCCTGCCACCCCCTTTGTAGCTGAGTTCATGGGGGTCACAACCCTTATCCCAGGAAATATCATAGAAGTTCTTAACCCCTCAGCTGGAATTGTGAGAGTTCAAATAGAGAACAGCGACATAACGCTTGTTGCAAGGACCCGTGTCGAGAAAGCCAGCTTAGGCAATCCTGTACTCTTAGCAGTGAGGCCAGAACTCGTCGAACTAGCAAGCGGTGGAGAACAAACAAATGTTGTCGAGGCAAAGATTTTGGCTTCGTCGTATCTAGGCGACCACATGGAATACATCCTCGGTCTTGGAGAATACCAGACAAGGCTCAGAACGTCTACAAGTATACGGCTACAGCCAGGCGAAAAGGTAAGAATAACTTTAGACGCGAAAAGGCTCTTCGCTGTCCCCCGCCAATAA
- a CDS encoding glycerophosphodiester phosphodiesterase, whose translation MARKIFIVAHRGSSTKAPENTLPAFEQAIKDGADFVETDVYRTRDGAIVCIHDPSLKRTTNGEGFVFEKTIDYIRSLDAGSWFSEKFKGVQVPLLEEYLDIIASSNVGAFIEIKMPGIEEEVLGKVLQWGLEDRTVILSGNWGVLLNVKRLVPGIPTLADLPNPTPQAILSAAKVADIVSIHSLLFEEQFSEIAHRKGLLVNVWNINTPEEALSAVENGADFITADNSELIRKTIGK comes from the coding sequence GTGGCACGAAAAATATTCATTGTAGCCCACAGAGGCTCAAGCACAAAGGCGCCCGAAAACACATTGCCGGCCTTTGAGCAAGCCATAAAAGACGGGGCAGACTTTGTAGAAACAGACGTGTATAGGACACGGGACGGAGCAATCGTATGTATCCATGATCCTTCCCTTAAACGGACAACAAACGGCGAGGGCTTTGTCTTCGAAAAAACAATCGACTATATCAGGAGCCTAGATGCAGGGTCATGGTTCTCAGAGAAATTCAAAGGCGTACAGGTTCCACTCCTAGAAGAATACCTAGACATAATAGCCTCCTCGAATGTAGGCGCCTTCATCGAGATAAAAATGCCTGGAATAGAGGAGGAAGTCCTCGGAAAAGTCCTCCAGTGGGGCCTCGAAGACAGGACAGTAATCCTCTCAGGCAACTGGGGCGTATTGCTCAACGTTAAGAGACTGGTTCCGGGCATACCTACCCTAGCAGACCTGCCAAACCCAACCCCCCAAGCCATTCTCTCCGCCGCAAAGGTAGCAGACATAGTCAGCATTCACAGCCTACTATTCGAGGAACAGTTCTCAGAGATAGCCCACAGAAAAGGGCTTCTAGTCAACGTCTGGAACATAAATACTCCCGAGGAAGCCCTCAGCGCCGTAGAAAACGGAGCAGACTTTATCACAGCTGACAACTCAGAATTAATCAGAAAAACTATTGGAAAATAA
- a CDS encoding DNA-3-methyladenine glycosylase has product MVKMNFKMLEKWFYERSPQIVARELLGKILYNTDSQRMGIIIETEPYFGIEDPASRARRGGNLAEVMRGPVCTALVYGIHRQWLLNIVAHPPGEYGAVLVRSILPVERQGEEFNIFRPIFGPGRLTRYLSIDKSLHGCFLCREDSRLKILDYLAIEDKCVLRSRRVGVREDLPEPLNFKVNNECLEALAEQIK; this is encoded by the coding sequence ATGGTTAAAATGAATTTCAAAATGCTTGAAAAGTGGTTCTACGAGAGAAGCCCACAAATTGTAGCGAGGGAACTCTTGGGAAAAATACTCTACAACACAGACTCTCAACGCATGGGTATCATTATAGAGACAGAGCCCTATTTCGGCATAGAAGACCCCGCGTCACGAGCCCGCAGGGGAGGAAACCTCGCAGAAGTAATGAGGGGCCCTGTATGCACGGCTCTTGTCTACGGTATCCATAGACAGTGGCTCCTAAACATTGTTGCACATCCTCCGGGAGAATACGGGGCCGTCCTTGTAAGATCGATTCTGCCAGTGGAAAGACAAGGAGAGGAATTTAACATTTTTAGACCGATATTTGGGCCAGGAAGGCTTACAAGGTATCTTTCCATCGATAAGTCTCTTCACGGATGTTTTCTTTGCCGTGAAGACTCCCGACTAAAGATACTCGACTACCTAGCAATAGAAGACAAATGTGTCCTTAGAAGTCGTAGAGTAGGTGTCAGAGAAGACCTCCCTGAACCATTGAACTTCAAGGTAAATAATGAATGCCTAGAAGCATTGGCAGAACAAATAAAGTGA
- a CDS encoding S16 family serine protease produces MSYRKLFAPIILVIFLLSLVPTSLSAPSQGQLKIIGSAWILAPAVAQTSTGMIGSATNISVFVTEGWGDVYVSTYSLTQEDFQGAATAAARVVTRLLGLNFSNYNYYFKVQGDAVIIGGPSAGVAMSIAVYSALTGKPINRSVTVTGMISPDGTVGPVGGVYEKAQAVAQAGAKIFLVPPGQSIVTQYQTVVKRIGPFRYYTTQPVVINLTDYAHKNWGLRVVEVTTLTDALYYFFGVKIPASYTTAPYLSSDAIKIIDKVRSQLTQIAQRELNEAYTKVNASRLTSVGKSTLNSYLDRYAKSYLSRASTRDVSSISLLTSSIAISRWIKLLVDYYSNVQLDQQVQAISDQITATIDELSNKAPRNVLELNILTLSIDKTVQALKLYNESANMWNTDPSTALQNIAFSSALIDEAKAWSNGLQAGVLPDSSQVAATYISVARSTWPYIYSVLSEAGGDLTLIDSSQIYYTLATSLYSSKKPLFAAIAAARSIALAEAAMLYFQAQASGKDPYTEVSRKNAMAVASTYPDMIASIYYLNQSSGAELQDRLAYLKLSSQLGELVQDLLKTINLKETVQQPKQGESTTPSQPSQTPSAPSNPQPSKNIGDWIQDILLKISLAFENLVNWIRKILGL; encoded by the coding sequence ATGAGCTATAGAAAGCTGTTTGCACCAATAATTTTAGTGATTTTCCTGCTGAGCCTTGTCCCTACCTCTTTGTCAGCGCCGTCCCAGGGCCAACTCAAGATAATTGGCTCCGCCTGGATACTAGCGCCGGCAGTGGCACAAACCTCGACAGGAATGATAGGCTCCGCTACAAACATCTCCGTATTTGTGACCGAGGGATGGGGAGACGTGTACGTGTCGACTTATTCACTCACACAGGAAGACTTCCAGGGCGCCGCTACAGCGGCTGCCAGGGTAGTTACGAGGCTTCTTGGTCTCAACTTTTCCAACTACAACTACTACTTCAAAGTCCAGGGAGACGCGGTAATCATTGGGGGTCCAAGTGCAGGAGTGGCCATGTCGATCGCGGTCTACTCGGCCCTAACAGGCAAGCCCATAAACCGCTCTGTAACAGTTACAGGAATGATCTCCCCAGACGGCACAGTGGGTCCAGTCGGAGGTGTATACGAGAAGGCCCAGGCAGTGGCCCAGGCTGGTGCAAAAATATTTCTTGTCCCCCCTGGACAGAGCATTGTCACACAGTACCAGACAGTTGTAAAGAGAATTGGACCCTTCCGCTACTACACAACCCAGCCGGTAGTCATCAATCTTACGGACTACGCCCACAAGAATTGGGGTCTCAGGGTTGTCGAGGTCACCACTCTGACTGATGCTCTGTACTACTTTTTCGGCGTCAAAATTCCTGCAAGCTATACCACAGCACCATATCTGAGTAGCGATGCTATAAAGATTATAGATAAGGTTAGAAGCCAGCTCACACAGATTGCACAAAGGGAGCTTAACGAGGCATACACAAAAGTCAACGCATCGAGGCTGACAAGCGTCGGCAAGTCCACCCTGAACTCTTACTTGGATAGATATGCAAAAAGCTACTTGTCTCGGGCATCCACCAGAGATGTATCATCCATTTCGCTACTCACATCAAGCATAGCCATCTCTAGATGGATAAAGCTCTTAGTAGACTACTATTCAAATGTACAGCTAGACCAACAAGTGCAGGCCATCTCGGACCAGATAACTGCAACAATTGATGAACTAAGCAACAAGGCACCCAGAAACGTCCTAGAACTCAACATCCTTACGCTCTCAATAGACAAGACAGTCCAGGCACTCAAACTATACAACGAGTCAGCAAACATGTGGAATACAGACCCATCAACAGCCCTTCAAAACATAGCTTTTTCGTCGGCCCTCATAGATGAAGCAAAAGCCTGGAGCAACGGTCTACAGGCAGGGGTTTTACCAGACTCTTCACAGGTAGCTGCAACATATATCTCAGTAGCTAGGAGTACGTGGCCATACATATACTCAGTACTCAGCGAGGCTGGTGGAGACCTAACATTAATCGACTCTTCACAGATATACTATACGCTGGCAACCAGCCTCTACTCTTCCAAGAAGCCACTGTTCGCCGCAATAGCGGCTGCTAGAAGCATTGCACTGGCAGAGGCGGCCATGCTCTACTTCCAGGCACAGGCATCAGGAAAAGATCCCTATACAGAAGTCTCGAGGAAAAACGCCATGGCAGTCGCGTCAACATATCCAGACATGATTGCCTCAATATACTATCTAAACCAGTCTAGCGGCGCCGAGCTACAGGATCGCCTGGCATATTTGAAGCTGAGCTCACAGCTTGGAGAACTCGTCCAAGACCTGCTTAAAACCATTAATCTCAAGGAAACAGTCCAACAGCCAAAGCAAGGAGAATCAACTACACCAAGCCAGCCCAGCCAGACACCTAGCGCTCCAAGCAACCCGCAACCCAGCAAAAACATTGGTGACTGGATACAAGACATCTTGCTGAAGATAAGCCTGGCGTTCGAAAATCTAGTAAACTGGATAAGAAAGATTCTAGGCCTATAA
- a CDS encoding Mth938-like domain-containing protein produces the protein MIVEEYSFGKIRVHGKTYTNDVIVTPEKVVCEKWWRKEGHKVFLEDIKQFLLEYSPRIVVFGTGYHGLVKVQREVYSFLEEKGIEIYALPTRDAVRLFNEIATREKSILGAFHLTC, from the coding sequence ATGATTGTTGAGGAATACTCATTCGGCAAAATCCGCGTACACGGAAAGACATACACTAACGATGTAATTGTTACCCCTGAGAAAGTAGTATGCGAAAAGTGGTGGAGGAAAGAGGGCCACAAAGTTTTCCTTGAAGACATTAAGCAATTTTTGCTAGAATACTCTCCCAGGATAGTCGTTTTTGGGACAGGTTACCATGGACTTGTCAAGGTACAGAGGGAAGTTTACAGTTTCTTAGAGGAAAAAGGCATAGAGATATACGCTCTGCCGACACGTGACGCGGTTAGGCTATTCAACGAGATAGCTACACGTGAAAAGAGCATTCTCGGCGCTTTCCACTTGACGTGTTGA
- a CDS encoding ribbon-helix-helix domain-containing protein: MRKKNALLRVRLPELLVQELDNLVAKGYFQSRSEAVAEATRRLLLAYSVSSRIPVSMFKLTIEGSSRQDLGPGDTFEIDVEEARKHILEFFGSDSVDDIIRKTRMRI; encoded by the coding sequence ATGAGAAAAAAGAATGCTTTATTACGTGTGCGTTTACCTGAACTCTTAGTCCAGGAACTTGACAATCTTGTGGCTAAAGGCTACTTTCAGTCTAGGAGTGAGGCAGTAGCCGAAGCCACACGACGGTTACTACTAGCTTACTCAGTTTCGTCGAGGATCCCCGTATCAATGTTTAAGTTGACTATTGAAGGGTCTTCTCGACAAGACCTGGGACCAGGAGACACCTTTGAAATAGACGTGGAGGAAGCCAGGAAGCACATATTAGAATTTTTCGGATCAGACTCTGTAGATGATATTATTAGGAAAACGAGAATGAGAATTTGA
- a CDS encoding substrate-binding domain-containing protein, whose product MTNAETMRLLRELKDAKPIVNVELEVSGHKITQEDLELLEAIREKGSIRRVSAELNVSYRTIWLRIKRMEDELGFYLVKREKGGLGGGKVILTLQAQILTEKYRVLSKLVQKRIRETDLSPTLRISGSDCPGVELLIHLYEEKGKVAEYLKVGSQLGLELLVNGYSDLAGIHIIDPETGEYNTNVLRKKLYQGLVLIHGYWREIGFIVEKGNPKNIQSPKDLLRSDVVLANRNKGSGTHLFTQYLLREISKEIGSPIQALTRRIRGYSSEYYSHREASLAVLMKKADVTIGPRWVADELGLEFIPLAREKFDFATRKELLRKDAIRDFISLLQSQQFREEASRIGIYTSQQTGTLLNK is encoded by the coding sequence TTGACGAATGCTGAAACGATGCGACTCTTACGTGAGCTTAAAGACGCAAAGCCAATAGTAAACGTGGAACTCGAAGTCTCCGGTCATAAAATAACACAAGAAGATCTAGAGTTGCTGGAAGCTATACGGGAAAAAGGATCTATTAGAAGGGTATCGGCAGAGCTTAACGTCAGCTACAGGACGATCTGGCTAAGAATAAAAAGAATGGAGGACGAGCTTGGCTTCTACCTCGTAAAAAGGGAGAAAGGCGGGCTCGGCGGAGGAAAAGTCATCCTAACACTACAAGCGCAAATACTAACTGAGAAGTACAGAGTACTCTCGAAGCTTGTCCAGAAAAGGATAAGGGAAACAGACCTCTCGCCAACCCTAAGAATCTCTGGAAGCGACTGTCCAGGGGTTGAGCTCCTTATCCACCTATATGAAGAAAAAGGAAAAGTGGCTGAATATTTGAAAGTGGGCTCACAGCTCGGCCTAGAGCTATTAGTAAATGGCTACTCTGACCTTGCAGGAATACATATCATAGACCCAGAGACAGGAGAATACAACACAAATGTCTTGAGGAAAAAACTGTACCAAGGCCTGGTATTGATACATGGATACTGGAGAGAAATAGGATTCATCGTGGAAAAAGGAAATCCAAAAAACATTCAGAGCCCAAAGGATCTCCTACGAAGCGACGTTGTACTGGCAAACAGGAATAAAGGAAGCGGCACCCATCTCTTTACCCAATACCTATTAAGGGAAATCTCCAAGGAAATAGGCTCTCCGATCCAAGCCTTGACACGCAGAATTAGGGGCTATAGTTCAGAATATTATTCCCATAGAGAGGCATCTCTAGCTGTGCTCATGAAAAAGGCAGACGTAACAATTGGCCCCAGGTGGGTTGCAGATGAACTAGGACTCGAGTTCATACCTTTAGCTAGGGAAAAGTTCGACTTCGCGACAAGAAAAGAGCTTCTCAGAAAAGATGCTATAAGAGATTTCATAAGTCTACTGCAGTCACAACAATTTAGAGAGGAGGCTTCAAGGATAGGTATCTATACATCTCAACAGACGGGAACTTTGCTGAATAAGTAA